The following coding sequences are from one Gossypium raimondii isolate GPD5lz chromosome 4, ASM2569854v1, whole genome shotgun sequence window:
- the LOC105766597 gene encoding IQ domain-containing protein IQM6 — MESYGYNHTPDTDKESKVFALPESCKNVNDNNILQTSNSLSENVNDNNVLQTSNSRSEKESHSDFSELGGQQYQAALKLQKVYRSFRTRRQLADCAVVAEQQWWKLLDFVELKRSSISFFEIEKPESAVSRWFRARKRAAKVGKGISKDEKARKLALQHWLEAIDPRHRYGHNLQFYYAKWLHCESKQPFFYWLDIGEGKEVLIENCPRSKLQHQCIKYLGPTERENFEVVIRSEKLVYKMSEILLDTTGGPEDVKWIFVLSVSKKLYVGLKKKGTFQHSSFLAGGATLSAGRLVVENGVVKAIWPHSGHYLPTEENFQEFISFLREHNVDLTNVKKSPYEEEETNSKKNNSLRSNEATVGGSQQQTEATNNESSGQENSGTRKEDPTDTARNVANKLTSSLSRVFLSKLSKLRIQKIHDVIGMIKTKTSSPSRRLEHQALSPSTEDGYETAEEILPEEEFLCTKINLFGEEDDEEDRKPIPKEKIMKRIDSHKGLKSYQLAQQLSSKWSTGAGPRISCMRDYPSELQFRVLEQAYLTPRSRNVNASPRTTSRFSPSVLTPTSLCK, encoded by the exons ATGGAGTCGTATGGTTATAACCATACTCCTGACACCGATAAGGAAAGTAAGGTGTTTGCTTTACCTGAGAGCTGTAAGAATGTGAATGACAATAACATATTGCAAACATCAAATAGCTTGTCAGAGAATGTGAATGACAATAACGTATTGCAAACATCAAATAGCCGGTCAGAGAAAGAGTCCCATTCAGACTTCTCAGAGCTAGGAGGGCAGCAATATCAGGCGGCATTGAAGTTGCAAAAGGTGTACAGAAGTTTCCGAACTAGGAGGCAGCTAGCAGATTGTGCAGTTGTTGCTGAGCAACAATG GTGGAAGCTATTAGATTTTGTGGAACTCAAACGAAGCTCTATATCTTTCTTTGAGATAGAAAAACCAGAATCTGCCGTTTCACGGTGGTTTAGGGCGAGAAAAAGAGCTGCTAAG GTTGGAAAAGGCATATCTAAGGATGAAAAGGCTCGAAAGCTTGCTTTGCAACACTGGCTTGAGGCG ATTGATCCTAGGCATCGTTATGGCCATaatcttcaattttattatgCCAAATGGCTTCACTGTGAAAGTAAACAACCCTTCTTTTATTG GCTTGACATAGGAGAAGGTAAAGAAGTCCTTATTGAAAATTGCCCTCGGTCAAAGCTTCAACATCAATGCATCAAGTATCTTGGTCCA ACTGAAAGGGAGAATTTTGAAGTAGTGATAAGGAGTGAAAAGTTGGTGTACAAGATGAGTGAGATACTTCTTGATACCACAGGAGGACCCGAAGATGTGAAGTGGATTTTTGTTCTCAGTGTTTCTAAGAAATTGTATGTTGGACTGAAAAAAAAGGGCACTTTTCAGCATTCAAGTTTTCTGGCCGGTGGAGCAACATTGTCTGCTGGAAGATTGGTTGTGGAAAACGGTGTCGTGAAG GCGATTTGGCCCCATAGTGGACACTACCTCCCAACAGAAGAGAATTTTCAGGAGTTCATATCATTTCTTCGGGAGCACAATGTTGACCTCACAAATGTGAAG AAAAGCCCTTATGAAGAGGAAGAAACAAATAGCAAAAAGAATAATAGCCTTCGAAGTAATGAGGCAACAGTAGGAGGGTCACAACAACAAACTGAGGCAACAAATAATGAAAGTTCAGGTCAAGAGAACAGTGGTACAAGAAAGGAAGACCCTACAGACACCGCCCGAAATGTTGCTAACAAATTAACGTCGAGCTTGTCTCGAGTATTTTTGTCAAAACTAAGTAAACTTCGCATACAGAAAATACATGATGTGATTGGCATGATCAAGACAAAAACGTCATCACCAAGTCGCCGCCTTGAGCATCAAGCATTATCACCAAGTACAGAAGATGGGTATGAAACAGCAGAAGAGATTTTACCTGAGGAAGAGTTTCTATGCACTAAGATCAATTTGTTTGGAGAAGAGGATGATGAGGAAGATCGCAAACCTATACCaaaggaaaaaataatgaaaaggatAGACTCTCACAAAGGCTTGAAATCATATCAACTAGCTCAACAATTATCCTCCAAGTGGTCCACAGGGGCTGGGCCACGAATTAGCTGCATGAGGGATTATCCTTCTGAGCTTCAATTCCGGGTTTTAGAGCAAGCATACTTGACTCCGAGATCAAGAAATGTGAATGCCTCTCCTCGGACAACCTCACGTTTTAGCCCATCAGTTTTGACTCCAACTTCATTATGTAAATAA
- the LOC105766596 gene encoding 40S ribosomal protein S5: MATAIVAPATASLQDPTKSHPDVKLFNRWSFEEVQVSDISLSDYIGVQPSKHATYVPHTAGRYSVKRFRKAQCPIVERLTNSLMMHGRNNGKKLMAVRIVKHTMEIIYLLTDQNPVKVIVDAIINSGPREDATRIGSAGVVRRQAVDISPLRRVNQAIYLLTTGARESAFRNIKTIAECLADELINAAKGSSNSYAIKKKDEIERVAKANR; this comes from the exons ATGGCGACAGCCATTGTAGCCCCTGCCACCGCCTCACTGCAAGACCCAACCAAGTCTCACCCTGACGTCAAGCTCTTTAATCGCTGGAGCTTCGAGGAAGTTCaa GTTTCTGATATCTCTTTGAGTGACTACATTGGTGTTCAACCTTCCAAACATGCAACCTATGTGCCACACACTGCTGGGAGGTACTCAGTTAAGCGTTTTAGAAAGGCTCAGTGCCCCATTGTTGAGAGGCTTACAAACTCATTGATGATGCATGGCCGAAACAATGGAAAGAAACTTATGGCAGTCAGGATTGTGAAGCATACTATGGAAATTATTTATCTCCTGACTGATCAGAACCCAGTTAAAGTCATTGTTGATGCCATTATCAACAG TGGACCTCGTGAAGATGCTACTCGTATTGGTTCTGCTGGTGTTGTGAGGCGTCAGGCTGTTGATATTTCTCCTCTTCGTCGAGTGAATCAGGCCATCTATCTCCTTACCACTGGTGCTCGTGAGTCTGCATTCAGAAACATTAAAACTATCGCTGAATGTTTGGCTGATGAGCTTATTAACGCAGCAAAGGGATCATCTAACAG CTATGCCATCAAGAAGAAGGACGAAATCGAGAGAGTTGCCAAGGCCAATCGTTGA